gatctagcggtttgtgagtttgagccccgtgtcgggctctgtgctgacagctcagagcctggaacctgcttcagattctgtttctctctctctctccctccctctcccccaccgccccactcatgcttgctctcaaaaataaacattaaaaacaaatctcccCATGGGATGTAGACCAGACAGATCATACAGCCtaagactgcctttttttttttttttaattttagtgcaagtgtgagtgggggaggggcagagagagagagagagaaagagagaatcccaagcagcctcaagtcagcacagagcccgacatggggcttgatcccacaaatggtgagagcatgacctgagccaggatcaagagttggacacttaaccaactgagctacccaggcgccccacgcagACTGCCTTCCTAGTCACAGGTCCCACCACGGATAAACACAGTGTCCTACACACCTTTACTTTTATTCATGGTGCCCCCTCAGCCATCTCTGCCTCAAGAATTCCATTCAGGCATAATTTAAATGAAGCCTCCAGAGTCACCCTTGTCAATCGCCTCATGTTTCCTTAGCTCATTTCTTATCCTCGCCTGTAGCACTGACTTCATTCATCCTGCCTAGTGATAGTTAACTGCTTCCTGCTTAATTCCCCTACATGACTGTGAACTCCATGCAGACAGGGTGGCTCGGTCCTACTTTTCCTCCAGTGCCTTCATTGAGTAAGTGCTCTAAATGCCTCTTGACTCCAGTTTGGACTGACCTGTGGAAAACCATGTTCCAGAGCTGAGGCCGAGTGAAACAGTAGTTTTATTTGAGGCATAAAAGCACATGTGTTTCTGTCACATACGATTGGGTTGACTTTAGGGTCCTGGCTTCTAAGTTAAGACTGTGCATCTTAGACACAGCTTCTTGGGAAATGAATCAGAAAAGGAGCAAGACACAGCCTGGCAAGAAGACCATTACTGTTGTTGGGAAGTCCTACAGAAGGGGAAGATCGTACTCGATTAGCATACGTGTGCCAGAGCGCTGGGGATAAAGAGTGGTCGGCAGTGAGGCTGACATCTCCTCTTACCACAGCAAGGACTCTCCCCTAAACGGAGGCAGCGGAGTCCACTTGGCAATTCTGGCTGTAGAACATCCCAgggctccccagctccctccctggaTCCCCAAATCAGTCCCTCCACTTCCCCCAAAGACTTCCACGAGGAAGGGCAGGGCCTATGTCATGGACACTGCTACTTGTTCGATGAAGCTGGCCAGGTTTATGTCCCGTTCTGAAAGGCCTGCACACTCATGGGTGCTCAGGGTGATGTGGACCTGAAACAAAACCAGCGATTAGGGCCCAGCTCATCCGCTGCCTTCGccaagagcaggagagggtcacGGCTACGGGGCTCAGCCACACCAAGGATTCCAGAACAGCGGCCAGGCACTACAATCTCTCCTGGGGGCTGCCTTGCCTGCCTGAGAGTCTCTAGCAACAGTGTAAACCCGCCACTCGCACAAGGAGGGCATTGAATGACAGCGTTTGTTCGGCAGGCAGGCCGATCTGTTTGCTGTGCGTGGGTATTCTTAGCTCAAGTTACTACTTTTTCATTCCTCCACACCTCCAGGAGGATTTAAGTCATTTGGAGCTATTAGCAATGAATACGCCCCATTCCCACAGTCTTGCTTTTGTGGGTCTCGCCGCCTTAATGTCTCCTTACTCTCTACCTCAACCGCAAGTTCTCTCACGAGTGTTTTAATTTGCACCTTCTTTAATTTGTAGTGAGACTGTTTTGCAGGGGTGTTCACGTTGATTCCAGGAACGAGTTGAAAGGACCAGGAGGAGTGGACAGGCAGCCCCTGGGTGGTGAGGCCCCTAGGGAAGCCCAGGGAAGGGCCTTCAGAACAGGCTGGGCTGGACCCAGCAGGCAGGCATCGCTCACCTTGTTGTACACGTTAAACCATTCGGGGTGGTGGTCCAGTTTCTCCGCCTGTAGGGCCACCCTCGTCATGAAGCCAAAAGCCTATGTAGTGAAGTGAGACCCGAGTTAGTGCTCTGAGAAACAGAGGGCTGCTAGGCCTGTTTTCGAGCTGGCGTGAGACCTAGGTGCAGGATGGACCGGCTCCCCACAAGGAGACCCGTCCAGCTTTAGTC
This genomic stretch from Prionailurus bengalensis isolate Pbe53 chromosome D2, Fcat_Pben_1.1_paternal_pri, whole genome shotgun sequence harbors:
- the PCBD1 gene encoding pterin-4-alpha-carbinolamine dehydratase isoform X1, translated to MAGKAHRLSAEERDQLLPNLRAVGWNELEGRDAIFKQFHFKDFNRAFGFMTRVALQAEKLDHHPEWFNVYNKVHITLSTHECAGLSERDINLASFIEQVAVSMT
- the PCBD1 gene encoding pterin-4-alpha-carbinolamine dehydratase isoform X2; this encodes MTRVALQAEKLDHHPEWFNVYNKVHITLSTHECAGLSERDINLASFIEQVAVSMT